A single genomic interval of Anopheles marshallii chromosome 2, idAnoMarsDA_429_01, whole genome shotgun sequence harbors:
- the LOC128708995 gene encoding uncharacterized protein LOC128708995 → MAYIFLFEVIVDDLNLFSDVRNSTSGEENDLGAVRRELCVRLQLANLVRCEVCEKDFGSALDMAVRKTGENCLFAYNPTIEQEAELVLQVSAHEKGPTGMKKLIGSWKGPGREMLVELAKAFDLQNETSVEKSSNESLLAGEVDRIEQRNHKPVSNTFKQLYPLEMETEGTVVGVVILTIRMSCLGPNINQKVLFGGRDLQQQPVTCYKMENEPVVQCVTLEDQDEQELIGPKGSLASIVGTEIVPEVQPYDEYAAELNENAICIRVDKDANIAVSIDGEESNECTKGCWTSLTLPDGVYGLKEEYIRQEANGCRLPVIRGTLKYPAYHWSGDFMLAKKTTPVTVEDYRKKPDPTRTVALQALPAQLERDCAGFEICRKGWHDPNVDVFVLKLGKNKRNSAGGNPRNQVEIELRTPRGPSQEIRPKVSRGVQVIEEEFEPAREMPRTAPEAPTGEGEKAGRKAKAAGKKGKKK, encoded by the exons ATGGCGTACATTTTCCTGTTTGAAGTTATTGTCGATGATTTGAACCTATTTTCGGACGTTCGAAATTCAACCTCCGGGGAAGAGAATGATCTTGGCGCGGTACGAAGAGAGCTCTGTGTCCGTTTGCAGCTCGCAAACCTGGTACGGTGTGAAGTTTGTGAGAAAGATTTCGGTTCCGCACTAGACATGGCGGTACGCAAAACTGGAGAAAACTGTCTATTCGCGTACAATCCAACGATCGAGCAGGAAGCGGAACTGGTGCTACAAGTTTCTGCCCACGAAAAAGGTCCCACTGGGATGAAAAAATTGATCGGCAGCTGGAAGGGACCGGGCCGGGAAATGTTGGTAGAACTTGCAAAAGCGTTCGACCTCCAGAATGAAACGTCCGTTGAGAAAAGCTCAAACGAATCTCTGCTAGCAGGTGAGGTGGACCGCATAGAGCAACGCAACCACAAACCAGTTTCGAACACCTTCAAGCAATTGTATCCACTCGAAATGGAAACGGAAGGTACGGTCGTGGGTGTTGTTATACTCACTATCCGAATGTCCTGTCTGGGTCCGAACATTAATCAGAAAGTGTTGTTCGGTGGACGGGACCTACAGCAACAGCCCGTGACGTGCTACAAGATGGAGAACGAACCTGTCGTACAGTGCGTGACGCTGGAGGATCAGGACGAGCAAGAGCTGATCGGTCCCAAGGGAAGTCTTGCTAGTATTGTAGGGACGGAAATCGTTCCGGAAGTACAACCGTACGATGAGTATGCCGCCGAGTTGAACGAAAATGCCATTTGCATTCGTGTGGATAAGGATGCAAACATTGCGGTTAGCATCGATGGTGAGGAAAGCAACGAATGCACGAAAGGATGTTGG ACTTCCCTCACGCTCCCGGATGGAGTGTACGGCTTGAAGGAGGAATACATCCGCCAAGAAGCAAACGGATGTCGACTTCCAGTCATTCGCGGTACGCTCAAGTATCCAGCCTACCATTGGTCCGGCGATTTCATGCTCGCCAAGAAGACCACTCCGGTTACGGTGGAAGACTATCGGAAAAAGCCCGACCCAACGCGTACCGTTGCGCTGCAAGCACTTCCGGCACAGCTCGAACGCGACTGTGCCGGTTTCGAGATCTGTCGCAAAGGTTGGCACGATCCGAACGTGGACGTGTTTGTGCTTAAACTCGGCAAGAACAAGCGCAACTCGGCTGGAGGTAATCCGCGAAACCAGGTAGAAATTGAACTGCGAACACCGCGCGGCCCATCGCAAGAGATACGGCCGAAGGTGTCGCGTGGCGTGCAGGTGATTGAGGAAGAGTTTGAACCGGCCCGAGAAATGCCACGTACCGCTCCCGAAGCCCCGACCGGCGAGGGTGAAAAGGCCGGCAGGAAAGCGAAGGCTGCCGGTAAAAAGGGCAAAAAGAAGTAA